From a region of the Halanaerobium hydrogeniformans genome:
- a CDS encoding HD domain-containing protein, with protein MLKNKLVIKALEYSALNHKGDNRKGSKIPYIVHPFEVAMILKENAFTEEVIAAGLLHDLLEDTAVKKEDIKAEFGEEILNLVIAASEKLAGRENRSWKKRKEHTVNYLKNEANFKVKAIACADKLSNSRSMLRNLDSEDIESFWVKFNAGKEDQRWYYQALINSLESLEGMEMYREFKITVAQIFS; from the coding sequence ATGCTAAAAAATAAACTAGTTATAAAAGCTTTAGAATATTCAGCTTTAAATCATAAAGGTGATAATAGAAAAGGGAGTAAAATACCCTATATAGTTCATCCTTTTGAAGTTGCAATGATCTTAAAAGAAAATGCATTTACCGAAGAAGTTATAGCTGCCGGACTTCTCCATGATCTTTTAGAAGATACAGCAGTAAAAAAAGAAGATATCAAAGCAGAATTTGGTGAAGAAATTTTAAATCTTGTTATAGCTGCCTCCGAAAAACTGGCAGGTAGAGAAAACCGCTCCTGGAAAAAGCGAAAAGAACACACTGTAAATTACTTAAAGAATGAAGCCAATTTTAAAGTTAAGGCCATTGCCTGTGCAGATAAGTTAAGCAATAGCAGAAGTATGCTGAGAAATCTAGATTCAGAGGATATAGAATCTTTCTGGGTGAAATTTAATGCCGGAAAAGAAGATCAAAGGTGGTATTATCAGGCTTTAATTAATAGTTTAGAATCACTGGAAGGAATGGAAATGTACAGAGAATTTAAAATAACTGTAGCCCAGATATTTAGTTGA
- a CDS encoding cation:proton antiporter regulatory subunit, producing the protein MNIRHSEIPRVGHKYTISTKNGSQLVLIFYRSGKREFYFNKAKGDEPELALTINDEEARILGALLLGVDYEADKSSIDSNISDNIVVEWIDLSPNSKFANKSIIDSEIRSETGVTIIGIKRGDKVHGSPNITEKLRPNDKLMVTGTEEDIKEFEKICEGE; encoded by the coding sequence ATGAATATCCGGCATAGTGAAATACCTCGAGTTGGTCATAAATATACAATAAGTACTAAGAACGGTTCACAGTTAGTTTTGATTTTTTATCGTTCTGGAAAAAGAGAATTTTATTTTAATAAGGCTAAAGGTGATGAACCAGAATTAGCTTTAACTATAAATGATGAGGAAGCTAGAATTTTAGGTGCTCTACTATTAGGAGTAGACTATGAGGCTGATAAAAGTAGTATTGATTCTAACATAAGTGATAATATTGTTGTTGAATGGATAGATCTTTCTCCTAACTCTAAATTTGCTAATAAGAGTATAATAGATTCAGAAATCAGAAGTGAAACTGGAGTGACTATTATTGGAATTAAAAGAGGTGATAAGGTTCATGGAAGTCCAAATATAACTGAAAAGCTTCGTCCCAATGATAAATTAATGGTCACTGGAACTGAAGAAGATATCAAAGAGTTCGAAAAAATATGTGAAG